Proteins co-encoded in one Salvia splendens isolate huo1 chromosome 4, SspV2, whole genome shotgun sequence genomic window:
- the LOC121801514 gene encoding transcription factor bHLH148-like gives MMASLMSSSNPAANPDRSSTRRKKKKIHHNPQIQPETPKIQWKSDAQQQIYSSKLLHALQQVRLGSSGSETSSAPRRVRDAAYGALAATARGRTRWSRAILTSRLKLKFMKKNNIAKRQRKVMTVITGAGYQPRRKSKVAVLRLKSKCLPAFQRKARVLSRLIPGCRKQPVPVVLEETADYIAALQMQVRAMSALAELLTGSGASSSSSTQLS, from the exons ATGATGGCATCGCTCATGTCATCATCAAATCCAGCAGCAAATCCCGACAGATCATCAAccagaagaaagaagaagaaaatccACCACAATCCCCAAATCCAACCCGAAACCCCCAAAATCCAATGGAAATCCGACGCTCAGCAGCAAATATACTCCTCCAAGCTGCTCCACGCACTACAGCAGGTCCGGCTCGGCTCATCCGGATCCGAGACGTCATCGGCTCCGCGCCGGGTGCGCGACGCCGCGTACGGCGCCTTGGCCGCGACGGCGCGGGGGCGGACTCGGTGGAGCCGCGCGATCCTGACGAGCCGGCTGAAGCTCAAGTTCATGAAGAAGAACAACATCGCGAAGCGGCAGCGCAAGGTGATGACGGTGATCACCGGCGCCGGGTATCAGCCGCGGAGGAAATCGAAGGTCGCTGTCTTGAGGCTTAAATCTAAGTGCTTGCCGGCGTTTCAGCGGAAGGCGCGGGTGCTGAGCCGGTTGATTCCTGGCTGCCGGAAACAACCGGTGCCGGTGGTTTTGGAGGAGACGGCGGATTATATTGCCGCTCTCCAAATGCAG GTGCGAGCCATGAGTGCATTAGCCGAGCTCCTAACCGGTTCAGGCGCATCTTCTAGCAGCTCGACGCAACTAAGctaa